The Algoriphagus sp. TR-M9 genome has a window encoding:
- a CDS encoding serine hydrolase domain-containing protein, giving the protein MKKLFLAAYAVIIFLGSCDTKQDTTKDLLVTSQVKARIDSTLSSFVESGNLAGVSALIYEKNQEVYYNAYGYADRENQIKMDRNTIVQIYSMTKPITGTALMTLYEEGKFQLDDPLSKYAPEFVDMKVYDGVDENGELKLVAAERPVTIRDITRHTAGFPNRADIPGLSAILEEKDPRSFEIDLNEMARRIGEIPLWFQPGTQWEYGQSVDVQAFLVERIAGIPYKEYVQTHVLDPLGMDQTRYFVPEEDRARMSSSYRRTGEGQLDQMPDEEAHDFNINEYPLTPGGFGLTSTLDDYMTFARMLVNKGEFDGVRVLKPETVELMSTNHLPDSVTERSWLPTKGNVGFGIDFAVRVAPPKSAEEMNGIVGEFFWDGAASTLFWVDPVNEITAVLFVQLFPYDQIKLHKKFKDAVYGKYQPAVSTN; this is encoded by the coding sequence ATGAAAAAGCTATTTCTTGCTGCCTATGCAGTAATAATTTTTCTCGGCAGCTGCGATACCAAGCAAGATACTACGAAGGATTTACTAGTCACTAGTCAAGTCAAAGCTAGAATTGATTCTACCCTATCGAGTTTTGTAGAAAGTGGAAATTTAGCTGGAGTCTCGGCATTGATCTACGAAAAAAACCAAGAGGTTTATTACAATGCTTATGGCTATGCTGATCGGGAGAATCAGATCAAAATGGACAGAAACACGATTGTGCAGATCTATTCCATGACCAAACCGATTACAGGTACCGCACTGATGACGCTTTATGAGGAAGGAAAATTCCAGTTGGATGATCCCCTTTCAAAGTATGCTCCTGAATTCGTAGATATGAAAGTATATGACGGTGTAGATGAAAATGGAGAACTCAAACTGGTAGCTGCTGAAAGACCCGTAACTATTCGTGATATCACACGTCATACTGCAGGCTTTCCCAATCGGGCTGATATTCCGGGCTTAAGTGCTATTTTGGAAGAAAAAGATCCACGAAGTTTTGAAATTGATTTGAACGAAATGGCCAGGAGAATCGGGGAAATTCCTCTTTGGTTTCAGCCAGGCACACAGTGGGAATATGGACAATCCGTAGATGTACAGGCATTTTTGGTAGAGCGAATTGCTGGAATTCCTTATAAAGAGTATGTTCAAACTCATGTTTTAGATCCTTTGGGTATGGATCAAACCCGGTATTTTGTCCCAGAAGAAGATAGAGCTAGAATGTCTTCCTCGTACAGAAGAACTGGTGAAGGTCAATTGGATCAAATGCCAGATGAGGAAGCACATGATTTCAATATCAACGAATATCCGTTGACACCTGGGGGTTTTGGTTTGACTTCCACGCTAGACGATTACATGACATTTGCCAGAATGCTGGTAAATAAAGGGGAGTTTGATGGAGTCAGAGTCCTCAAGCCCGAAACGGTAGAACTCATGAGCACCAATCATCTTCCGGATTCCGTGACAGAGCGATCTTGGCTTCCCACTAAAGGCAATGTAGGGTTCGGAATTGATTTCGCAGTACGAGTAGCTCCGCCTAAAAGTGCTGAAGAGATGAATGGCATCGTAGGGGAATTCTTTTGGGATGGAGCCGCCAGCACACTTTTCTGGGTAGATCCAGTCAATGAAATCACTGCGGTGCTTTTCGTTCAGCTCTTTCCTTACGATCAGATTAAGCTTCACAAAAAGTTTAAAGATGCTGTTTATGGCAAATACCAGCCTGCAGTATCCACAAACTGA
- a CDS encoding DUF5615 family PIN-like protein: protein MKFLCDVHISYKIVNHLRSLEFETVHVNEILDRWFTKDGAICAYADTNDFIVISKDADFKNSKLISNTPKKLVKVNLGNISNSVLIDAITKNLGAIQKLNVKGDFLIELDQVSATFIKNLK, encoded by the coding sequence ATGAAATTTCTCTGTGATGTTCATATATCGTATAAAATAGTTAATCATCTCAGATCTTTGGAATTTGAAACAGTTCATGTTAATGAAATCTTAGATAGATGGTTCACTAAGGATGGAGCAATTTGTGCCTATGCCGACACGAATGACTTTATAGTGATATCCAAGGATGCTGATTTTAAGAACAGTAAACTCATCAGCAATACGCCAAAAAAATTAGTGAAAGTTAATCTTGGCAATATTTCAAACTCAGTTTTAATAGATGCGATTACTAAAAACCTGGGTGCTATTCAAAAATTAAATGTAAAGGGCGATTTTTTGATTGAACTTGATCAGGTTTCGGCAACTTTCATCAAAAATTTAAAGTAA
- a CDS encoding DUF433 domain-containing protein: MNLLNRITIDAEICHGKPCVRGMRWPVEVILDMLGTGMSVEEILDDHPELERQDILACLQYAKLSLSGNNIMDVA, translated from the coding sequence ATGAACTTACTAAATAGAATTACGATAGATGCCGAGATATGTCATGGGAAACCCTGTGTACGAGGCATGAGGTGGCCAGTTGAGGTGATTTTAGACATGCTGGGTACTGGCATGAGTGTGGAAGAAATTTTAGATGATCATCCTGAATTGGAAAGACAAGATATATTAGCCTGCCTGCAGTACGCCAAACTTTCTCTTTCGGGAAATAACATCATGGATGTGGCTTGA
- the mnmA gene encoding tRNA 2-thiouridine(34) synthase MnmA codes for MKERPRVVVGLSGGVDSSVAAHLLIEQGYEVIGMFMKNWHDESVTISNECPWMEDSTDAMLVAEKLGIPFQAIDLSEEYRERIVNYMFSEYEAGRTPNPDILCNREIKFDIFLKAAEKLKADFVATGHYCQKGEIMGADGKTAYQMLAGADPNKDQSYFLCQLNQSQLAKALFPIGHLQKPEVRAKAKEMDLITADKKDSQGLCFIGKVRLPDFLQQQLKPKKGKIIQIPEELPIYQKQQVPAGIAPEDYDQETLDAISLPTHYTADQGKVLGEHNGAHYFTVGQRKGLHVGGTGKPLFVISTDTQENVIYTGLGETHPGLLRNGLFVKNQDVHWIREDLTLNVGETRKYEARIRYRQPLSGATLIQKENGLYVIFDQAQKGVASGQFVAWYDGEECIGSGTIF; via the coding sequence ATGAAAGAAAGACCAAGAGTAGTAGTCGGCCTCTCCGGAGGGGTCGATAGTTCCGTCGCCGCTCACTTACTCATCGAGCAAGGCTACGAAGTCATCGGGATGTTTATGAAAAACTGGCACGATGAATCTGTTACCATTTCTAACGAATGCCCTTGGATGGAAGATTCCACCGATGCCATGCTGGTGGCAGAGAAACTTGGGATTCCTTTTCAGGCTATAGATCTCAGTGAAGAATACCGAGAAAGAATTGTAAACTACATGTTTTCGGAGTATGAGGCCGGCAGAACGCCCAATCCGGATATTCTTTGTAACCGGGAAATCAAATTTGATATTTTTCTGAAAGCTGCAGAAAAGCTAAAAGCAGATTTTGTGGCAACAGGTCACTACTGCCAAAAAGGTGAAATCATGGGAGCTGATGGCAAAACTGCCTATCAGATGCTTGCGGGAGCTGACCCAAACAAGGATCAGAGTTACTTCTTATGCCAATTGAACCAAAGTCAGTTAGCAAAAGCCCTGTTCCCAATCGGGCATTTGCAGAAACCTGAAGTACGGGCCAAAGCAAAGGAAATGGACTTGATCACAGCCGACAAAAAAGATAGTCAGGGACTTTGCTTTATCGGAAAAGTTAGACTTCCGGATTTCTTACAGCAGCAGCTGAAGCCGAAAAAAGGTAAAATCATCCAAATTCCTGAAGAGCTTCCTATCTACCAAAAACAACAGGTTCCTGCGGGAATTGCTCCAGAAGATTACGATCAGGAGACTTTGGATGCTATTTCTCTTCCTACTCACTATACCGCTGATCAGGGAAAAGTGCTGGGCGAACATAACGGTGCACACTATTTCACTGTAGGCCAAAGAAAAGGGCTTCATGTAGGAGGAACTGGAAAACCGCTATTTGTAATTTCTACAGACACTCAAGAAAATGTGATATACACAGGTTTAGGAGAAACTCACCCTGGGTTACTCAGAAATGGACTTTTTGTGAAAAATCAAGATGTTCATTGGATCCGGGAAGACTTAACCCTAAATGTGGGAGAGACCAGAAAATACGAAGCTCGCATCAGATACCGACAGCCACTCAGCGGAGCGACCCTGATCCAGAAAGAAAATGGGCTCTACGTTATCTTCGATCAAGCTCAAAAAGGAGTGGCTTCCGGTCAATTCGTCGCTTGGTACGATGGTGAGGAATGTATAGGTTCGGGGACGATATTTTAG
- a CDS encoding M28 family peptidase translates to MKKSLVGLGLLLSVTFVAEAQKKKIEKKFDEKSAIADLTYLTSDELKGRDPSYPEMEMAYNYISMQLEEAGAKPLPGADGYFQNIPFRLSTPPSKGQISIEDSVYSQGVNLLVLDGEALSGSFELVDVGFGLESDFEGKDLKGKIAVSSVGAPNKMSPADLFSLGREKTANAKKAGAIAVIERFNIPSIPWQLVSNYLNRPQMGVDNGESSKLPYIWVKDLANALPKVIATGDTPKAKLEIEGKNNTLIEGKNILAYIEGTDKNLKDEYVMLSAHYDHVGIGRPDAEGDSIYNGARDNAVGTVAVINAAKFFANKRPKRSVLLALWTAEEKGLLGSKYFASNPLIPLNQIVYNLNIDGAGYNDTSIITVIGLGRTTADNLVAEAVAEFGLEAVEDPAPEQGLYDRSDNVSFAVHGIPAPTFSLGFTAFDDEINKYYHKAGDEVDSLDLDYVTLYWKSYILAAQNIANSADQPMWVAGDKYEEAGKKLYGDK, encoded by the coding sequence ATGAAAAAATCACTTGTAGGCCTTGGCCTATTGCTGTCGGTGACCTTTGTTGCCGAAGCACAGAAGAAGAAAATCGAAAAGAAATTTGATGAAAAATCGGCAATTGCTGACTTAACATATCTGACTTCGGATGAACTAAAAGGACGCGATCCTTCCTATCCTGAGATGGAAATGGCCTATAATTACATATCCATGCAGTTGGAAGAGGCTGGAGCAAAGCCATTGCCTGGTGCAGATGGATATTTTCAAAACATCCCTTTCAGACTTTCTACCCCCCCTTCCAAAGGACAGATTAGCATTGAAGACTCCGTTTATTCTCAAGGAGTTAACCTGTTGGTATTAGATGGTGAAGCCCTGAGTGGTTCCTTTGAATTGGTGGATGTGGGTTTTGGCCTGGAATCAGATTTTGAAGGAAAAGACCTTAAAGGTAAGATCGCGGTAAGCAGCGTAGGAGCTCCCAATAAAATGAGCCCGGCAGATCTTTTTTCCTTGGGTAGAGAAAAAACTGCAAATGCCAAAAAGGCTGGGGCCATCGCGGTAATCGAACGCTTTAATATTCCATCTATTCCTTGGCAGCTGGTCTCCAACTACCTCAATCGACCACAGATGGGTGTGGACAATGGCGAATCCAGCAAGCTCCCTTATATCTGGGTGAAAGACTTGGCAAACGCACTTCCCAAGGTAATTGCCACAGGAGATACACCAAAAGCCAAACTTGAAATCGAAGGAAAAAACAATACTTTGATCGAAGGAAAAAACATTCTGGCCTACATAGAGGGAACAGACAAAAACCTAAAAGACGAGTACGTGATGCTTTCTGCCCACTACGACCACGTAGGAATTGGTCGTCCGGATGCAGAAGGTGACTCTATTTACAATGGAGCACGGGATAATGCCGTGGGTACAGTAGCCGTGATCAATGCTGCGAAGTTTTTTGCCAATAAACGTCCAAAACGCTCCGTACTATTGGCACTTTGGACAGCTGAAGAAAAGGGCCTGCTAGGAAGTAAGTATTTCGCTTCCAACCCTTTAATCCCGCTAAATCAGATTGTATATAACCTTAATATTGATGGTGCAGGGTATAACGACACTTCTATTATTACTGTGATCGGTTTGGGTAGAACTACTGCGGACAACCTGGTGGCTGAGGCAGTGGCAGAATTTGGATTAGAAGCTGTAGAAGACCCTGCACCTGAGCAAGGGCTTTATGATAGATCAGATAATGTGAGCTTTGCCGTTCATGGCATACCTGCACCTACTTTCAGCTTAGGCTTCACGGCATTTGATGATGAGATCAATAAGTACTATCACAAAGCCGGAGATGAAGTAGATTCCCTTGATCTGGATTACGTGACGTTGTATTGGAAATCCTACATCCTAGCTGCGCAAAATATCGCCAACTCCGCAGATCAGCCAATGTGGGTTGCCGGTGATAAATATGAAGAAGCAGGGAAAAAGCTTTATGGGGATAAATAA
- a CDS encoding NupC/NupG family nucleoside CNT transporter encodes MDYLRGVFGLAVIVLVAFLFSSNRRKIDWRLVGIGILLQLVFGILITQVPIVESGFASVSRGFVKFLSFSRDGAEFIFGDLAGDSFGFIFAFQVLPTIIFFSTVSAGLYYLGILQKVVFGIAWVMARTMRLSGPESLSAAGNIFLGQTEAPLLVRPFIPQMSKSELMCLMTGGMATIAGGVLAGYVAFLGGDSLEEQSKFAAYLLGASIMNAPAAIVMSKMFIPEVEKELVQDKLEVNEEAMGVNLIDAMSIGASEGLKLALNVGAMLLAFIAVISAVNYLLMGVFGEFTGLNGFVVSSTGGQFQGFSLEYIFGQVFRVFAWVIGVEWADALQVGSLLGQKTVINEFVAYLSLSEMKEIGSLSAKSVVIATYALCGFSNFSSIAIQLGGIAIIAPNQQANISRLGLKSLLAASLACLMTATIAGMLFG; translated from the coding sequence ATGGATTATTTAAGAGGAGTTTTTGGACTGGCCGTCATCGTTTTGGTGGCTTTTCTTTTTTCATCTAACAGAAGAAAAATAGACTGGAGGTTAGTAGGAATTGGGATACTTCTGCAATTAGTATTTGGCATTTTAATCACCCAGGTACCTATAGTAGAAAGTGGATTTGCATCTGTTAGCCGTGGTTTTGTGAAGTTCCTGAGCTTTAGCCGTGACGGTGCAGAGTTTATTTTTGGGGATCTAGCCGGTGATAGCTTTGGGTTTATTTTCGCCTTTCAGGTACTTCCCACAATCATTTTCTTTTCCACGGTTTCAGCTGGTTTGTACTACCTTGGAATATTGCAGAAAGTGGTTTTCGGCATTGCCTGGGTGATGGCAAGAACGATGAGATTGTCCGGCCCGGAGAGCTTGTCAGCAGCTGGAAATATATTTTTGGGCCAAACTGAGGCACCATTGCTAGTAAGGCCTTTTATCCCGCAAATGAGTAAATCCGAATTGATGTGTCTGATGACCGGAGGCATGGCTACGATTGCTGGGGGTGTTTTGGCAGGTTATGTGGCTTTTTTGGGCGGAGATAGTTTGGAGGAGCAAAGTAAATTTGCAGCCTATTTATTGGGAGCAAGTATTATGAATGCCCCAGCGGCAATCGTGATGTCCAAGATGTTTATTCCTGAAGTGGAAAAGGAATTGGTTCAGGATAAGCTGGAAGTGAATGAGGAGGCGATGGGAGTGAACCTCATCGATGCGATGTCCATCGGAGCATCAGAAGGGTTGAAATTAGCGCTAAATGTTGGCGCTATGCTGCTGGCATTTATCGCTGTAATATCTGCAGTCAATTATCTGTTGATGGGAGTTTTCGGAGAATTTACCGGTCTGAATGGTTTTGTAGTCAGCAGTACCGGAGGACAGTTTCAGGGCTTTTCCTTGGAATATATTTTTGGGCAGGTGTTCCGCGTATTTGCTTGGGTGATAGGGGTGGAGTGGGCAGATGCTTTACAGGTAGGGTCACTTCTGGGACAAAAAACGGTGATCAACGAATTTGTGGCTTACCTCAGTCTTTCCGAAATGAAGGAAATAGGTAGTCTAAGCGCCAAATCTGTGGTGATCGCAACTTATGCACTTTGTGGTTTTTCTAACTTCAGTTCTATTGCAATTCAGCTGGGAGGAATCGCCATTATCGCTCCAAACCAGCAGGCAAATATTAGCCGTTTAGGACTAAAGTCACTGCTTGCTGCTTCACTTGCTTGTTTGATGACTGCTACGATTGCAGGGATGTTGTTTGGGTAA
- a CDS encoding bifunctional nuclease family protein, with the protein MEKLIELEILGLSSNHSQSGSFTLVLGEVGGVRRLPIVIGMFEAQAIALEIEKIVPNRPMTHDLFRSFATGFNYEIEKIVITDMQEGVFYAKIHCKSSLAEVEVDARPSDAIAIAIRFGSPVYCTEKAMSEGAVEHFEVESKDEKEPPKKPAQKFTTKKEASLKDFSLDKLNQMLDKAIANEDYERAARIRDEINKRN; encoded by the coding sequence GTGGAAAAACTCATTGAACTTGAGATTTTAGGACTTTCGTCCAATCATTCCCAATCCGGGTCATTTACCCTGGTATTGGGTGAAGTGGGAGGTGTCAGAAGACTGCCTATTGTGATCGGTATGTTTGAGGCACAGGCGATAGCTTTGGAAATCGAAAAAATAGTGCCTAACCGGCCTATGACCCATGATCTGTTTCGGTCATTTGCTACTGGATTCAATTATGAGATTGAGAAAATAGTGATTACGGATATGCAGGAAGGCGTGTTTTATGCCAAAATCCATTGTAAAAGCAGCCTAGCTGAAGTAGAAGTGGATGCAAGGCCTTCCGACGCTATTGCGATTGCTATTCGTTTTGGTAGCCCAGTTTATTGTACCGAAAAGGCAATGTCTGAGGGAGCCGTTGAACATTTTGAGGTGGAGAGTAAGGACGAAAAGGAACCACCTAAAAAACCTGCACAAAAATTTACAACCAAAAAAGAAGCTTCCCTGAAAGATTTCAGCTTGGATAAGCTTAACCAGATGCTGGACAAGGCCATTGCAAATGAAGATTATGAGCGAGCGGCTAGAATCCGAGATGAGATTAATAAGAGAAACTAG